In Thermoanaerobaculia bacterium, the genomic stretch CTCCATCCTGCCGGGCAGTGGACCGTGCGGCGGAGCGAGGGCTGACGATGTGCGGAATCGCCGGAATCGTCGGTGCGGAGCGAAGCGAGCCGCGGCTCGCCGCGATGCTCGCCGCCCAGGCGCACCGGGGCCCCGACGGGACCGGGACGTTCGTCTCGGCGGGCGGTCGCGCCACGATCGGACACAACCGCCTCGCGATCATCGACCTCTCCGAGAACGGCCGCCAGCCGATGACGCGCGACGGGCGGCGCTTGATCGTCTTCAACGGCGAGATCTACAACTATCGCGAGCTCGCGCGCGAGCTCCGGCCCGAGGGCGGATTCCG encodes the following:
- a CDS encoding asparagine synthetase B; translated protein: MCGIAGIVGAERSEPRLAAMLAAQAHRGPDGTGTFVSAGGRATIGHNRLAIIDLSENGRQPMTRDGRRLIVFNGEIYNYRELARELRPEGGFRTRTDTEVLLAAYEAWGPGCLDRLVGMFAFAIWDEVERTLWAVRDRFGVK